One window from the genome of Flavobacterium agricola encodes:
- a CDS encoding glycosyltransferase family 2 protein, producing the protein MNNKKPISALLITFNEEQHIERYIRDAEYADEIIIVDSNSTDKTTEIASQFPKVKIFKRAFKNFSDQRNFALQQAQHEWVTFFDADEELTPALQNEIVAKVANPEGIDVFIGYHDFYFKNKKVSFSGQQNVNAPRLFKKSACKYNESLKVHEQLEFVGKSGKLKNKIKHHTFSDDKKYLDKLNGYSYLRAEELYNKKLKPTFYHFYIKPAYRFINYYLIRLGILDGKEGYTIAKLHAISIQNRYKYLNELYAKNKAID; encoded by the coding sequence ATGAACAACAAAAAACCTATATCGGCATTATTAATTACTTTTAATGAAGAACAACATATTGAAAGATATATTCGTGATGCGGAATATGCGGATGAAATTATTATTGTTGACTCTAATAGCACAGACAAAACCACTGAAATTGCAAGCCAATTTCCGAAAGTTAAAATATTTAAACGCGCTTTTAAAAATTTTTCAGACCAACGAAATTTTGCGCTACAACAAGCACAACACGAATGGGTTACTTTTTTTGATGCGGATGAAGAGTTAACACCAGCCTTACAAAATGAAATTGTTGCAAAAGTAGCCAATCCTGAAGGAATTGATGTTTTTATTGGCTATCATGATTTTTATTTTAAAAATAAAAAAGTTTCTTTTTCTGGGCAGCAAAACGTTAATGCTCCGCGTTTATTCAAAAAAAGCGCTTGCAAATATAACGAATCTTTAAAGGTTCATGAACAATTGGAATTTGTAGGCAAAAGCGGTAAACTAAAAAACAAAATTAAACACCATACCTTTAGCGATGATAAAAAATATTTAGATAAGCTTAACGGCTATTCGTATTTACGTGCTGAAGAATTATATAATAAAAAATTAAAACCAACATTTTATCATTTTTATATTAAGCCTGCTTATCGATTTATTAATTATTATTTGATACGGTTAGGTATTTTAGATGGTAAAGAAGGTTATACGATAGCAAAACTTCATGCCATATCTATTCAAAATAGATACAAATATTTAAACGAATTATATGCAAAAAACAAAGCCATTGATTAA
- a CDS encoding lipopolysaccharide kinase InaA family protein, translating to MNLVIHPTCQISEADLISITKNFNASGQMLADGKRNKIKIFNYLGNKINVKAFKVPILINKIIYGYFRPSKAKRSFEYASILLKKGIGTPNPIAYIENKNIIGLQDSYYFCEHIDADLTYRELVLQPEWPNHAEILKQFVGFCFQLHENGIEFKDHSPGNTLIKQVDENKYDFYLVDLNRMSFHETMSFELRMKNLSRLTHKQEMVAAMSKEYAKLYTEKTEQEIFDLMWKETSSFQTKYHKKQAFKKKYLNK from the coding sequence ATGAATTTAGTAATTCACCCAACATGCCAAATTAGTGAGGCCGATTTAATTTCGATTACTAAAAACTTTAATGCTTCTGGGCAAATGCTTGCCGATGGCAAACGCAATAAAATTAAAATTTTTAATTATTTAGGAAATAAAATAAACGTTAAAGCATTTAAAGTTCCTATTTTAATTAATAAAATTATTTACGGGTATTTTAGGCCAAGTAAAGCTAAGAGATCTTTCGAATATGCTTCTATTTTGCTTAAAAAAGGCATCGGAACTCCAAATCCTATTGCTTATATAGAAAACAAAAACATAATTGGTTTACAAGATTCATATTATTTCTGTGAACATATTGATGCAGATTTAACATACAGAGAATTGGTTTTACAACCCGAATGGCCCAATCATGCAGAAATTTTAAAGCAGTTTGTTGGCTTTTGTTTTCAATTACATGAAAATGGAATTGAATTTAAAGATCATTCTCCCGGTAATACGTTAATAAAGCAAGTTGATGAAAATAAGTATGATTTTTATTTAGTTGATTTAAATAGAATGAGTTTTCATGAAACCATGAGTTTTGAACTACGCATGAAAAATCTTTCTAGATTAACGCATAAGCAAGAAATGGTAGCTGCCATGAGTAAAGAATATGCTAAGTTATATACTGAAAAAACAGAACAAGAAATTTTTGATTTAATGTGGAAAGAAACTTCAAGTTTTCAGACTAAATATCATAAAAAACAAGCTTTTAAAAAGAAGTACTTAAATAAATAA
- a CDS encoding L-threonylcarbamoyladenylate synthase: MDAINTEVHNAYEVIKNGGIILYPTDTVWGIGCDATNPEAVKKIYALKKREETKSMIALLNGDRMLYNIFREIPETAFQIMDLSEKPTTLILDQPKNVAANLIAPDNTLGVRLVKEPFCYKLMERMKKPLVSTSANISGQPTPKTFAEIDPEIISGVDYVVNIQRDKVCKKPSTIIKLTLDSKVTIIRK; the protein is encoded by the coding sequence ATGGATGCTATAAATACTGAAGTACATAATGCATACGAAGTAATAAAAAACGGTGGAATTATTTTATATCCTACTGATACCGTTTGGGGAATTGGTTGTGATGCAACAAACCCAGAAGCAGTAAAAAAAATATATGCGTTAAAAAAACGCGAAGAAACTAAAAGTATGATTGCCTTATTAAACGGCGATAGAATGCTTTATAATATTTTTAGAGAAATTCCTGAAACCGCTTTTCAAATCATGGATTTGTCTGAAAAACCTACAACCTTAATTTTAGATCAGCCCAAAAATGTGGCAGCTAATTTAATTGCTCCAGATAATACCTTGGGTGTGCGTTTGGTTAAAGAACCTTTTTGTTACAAATTAATGGAACGTATGAAAAAACCATTAGTTTCTACCTCAGCAAACATTTCAGGGCAACCTACGCCAAAAACATTTGCAGAAATTGATCCTGAAATTATAAGTGGAGTTGATTATGTAGTAAACATACAACGCGATAAAGTATGCAAAAAACCATCAACCATTATTAAACTTACGCTAGACAGCAAAGTAACTATTATACGTAAATAA